Part of the Sulfitobacter donghicola DSW-25 = KCTC 12864 = JCM 14565 genome, ACATGGGCACGTGCGGATTGCGCGATGGCATGGCCGTCCAGCGACACAGTGCCACCAGATCGCGGGTGGGCCCCGCAAATCGCTTTGAGCAGGCTGGTTTTCCCCACGCCGTTTGACCCCATAAGGCAGGTCACCTGCCCCAAGTTCGCCGACATCGAAACGTCATGTAAAATCTGCGAGTGACCATAGTGCAGGGTCAGGTTTTCGACATTCAGCATAGTTCAACGTCCCAGATATACATCAATAACTTCGGGGTTTTGGGTGACATGGTCGATCGACCCTTCGGCCAAAACAGACCCTTCGTGCAGCACAGTCACTTTGCAATTCAGGCGGCGCACAAATTCCATATCGTGTTCTACCACGACAACAGCGCGTGTTTTGGCCGCCTCGACAAGGATCTCGGTGGTCTTTTCACGCTCGGCCAATGTCATCCCTGCTGCGGGTTCATCTACCAACAGCAGCCGCGGATCTTGGGCCAAAAGCATGCCGATCTCGAGCCATTGCTTTTGACCATGGCTTAGCTCGCCTGCTTTGCGGGCCAGCTGATCGGTCAGGCTGATCTGCTCGGCCAAGGCTTTGATCCGCGCAGCGCCCTCGGCGGTTTTGCGGTAAAAGAGAACCTCGAAAGGGCCG contains:
- the urtD gene encoding urea ABC transporter ATP-binding protein UrtD, giving the protein MNTLLELSGVSVSFDGFKAINNLAFQIAEPEMRAIIGPNGAGKTTFMDIITGKTKPDEGRILWGEKSIELIGKSESQIAREGIGRKFQKPTVFEEQTVRENLAMALKNPRGPFEVLFYRKTAEGAARIKALAEQISLTDQLARKAGELSHGQKQWLEIGMLLAQDPRLLLVDEPAAGMTLAEREKTTEILVEAAKTRAVVVVEHDMEFVRRLNCKVTVLHEGSVLAEGSIDHVTQNPEVIDVYLGR